The region TCTGCAGTTATTCCTAACTCTTCCTGAAGTTCTCTTAGTGCAGTAGCAAAAAGAGTTTCATCTTCCTCTTCCCATAGCCCGCCAGGAAAACATATTTCACCAGGATGGTTTTTTAATTGACTACTACGCTCAGTCAATATAATTGAATTAGTTAGCTTTTCATGCAAAACAAGTACAGCTGCATTACGACGTTGCATGCCTTATCCTTGTAAACGCTCTTAATTAATTGATTAAGCTTAAGTATAAGACAAAGTTAAAATTGAGAAACTATTAAATAGCCTTTTTATCTAAGACCAGTATCCTTTTTCTTTAGATATCTCTCACGCAAATCTGTTTTTTATTATCTATTACTTTTCTAACCATCCTTTGTGGTTTATCCGCAGACTCCAATCAAATAGCTAAATCCTAGATTCCGCGAACAGGTCGCGAAACGTAGGCGGTGGAGTATTTCAATGCCTACCTTTTATTGACAAGGCAAATTTACGCCCACGTCCCGCGGCTTGTCCGCAAGATCCATTATGGCAATTAGCTCTTAATTTTCGCAATAAGTCACAAGTTTAAGTAAAAAGCCTCTATTAATTATAAGCCTTTTAAAATAGCAGCAATTTTAGTGAAACATTCGTCATACTCATCCTCACAAATTGAGTCAATAACAATAGCCCCCCCTGCAGCAAGGTAAAGTTCATTGTCCGCAGCAACAATAGTTCGAATGGCAATATTGGTATCAAATCGTCCGTGAGCAGAGAAGTAACCTATACTGCCACAGTAAACGCCACGACGATAAGGCTCAAGTTCTGCAATAACTTGCATAGCTTCACGCTTTGGTGTACCTGTAATTGAACCGCCGGGAAAACAATTAGCAAAGGCGGCCACAGGCGAAACAATGTCAACACACTCTGCTGTAATATGACTAACTAGATGATGTACAGCTTGATAACTTTCTACCTCACATAAGGCAGGTACTTTAACTGTACCAACTTTAGCAATTTTACCTAAGTCATTACGCATTAAATCAACAATCATCACATTTTCAGCTCGATTTTTAGGGCAGGTACTTAATGCTTGTTGCAACTGAATATCTTCTGCATTAGTTTTACCACGCGGTTTTGTCCCTTTAATGGGCGAGGCAAGTAACTGTCCATTTTCGAATTTAATAAACCGTTCTGGTGAAAAACTTAAAATAGTTACATTACCTATTTTCATAAAGGCGCCAAATGGCACAGGATTGCAAGCTCTTATTTTGCTATAAATTGCCCAAGGCTCGCCTTGAAAATAGGCTTTAAAAGGCTGTGTATAGTTAACTTGATAACAGCGTCCCTGTTGCAAGGCTTGATGGATATTGTCAAAAGCCTTTTGATATTGCGCTTTGGTAATTAAAGGCGAGAATGTTTTTTGCGGGACAATGCCTTTGGCCGTTAATGCCTGCCCATGCCATTTAAGTAAAACCTCTTGAACAATTGCTGGCGTTTCAGTTTGCGTATTAGCAGCAAAAAGAGAAATTTTTTTTAAATCATGATCAACGATAATCGCCCAATCATATAAACCGATTTGAGCGCTTGGCATATTGGCCAATGATTGTTGTTTCTTACAGGAAATTTCAGCTAACTCACAACCAAAATCATAAGAAAAAAACCCGATTGCCCCACCCTGAAAGGGTAAATCTAATTGATAATCTACTAAAGGTATATTTCGTTGTAGTGCATCTAAAAAGGCATTAGCGGTGAAATGCTTAGTGGAGAGAATATTATAAGGATAAGCGCTTATAATATCATAACGACCTCGAGTAGAATCAGCGCTTTCTAATAAAATAAATCCAGGCAACTGGGTTAACTTGGTATAATAGTCATTGACTTTATTAGGATAAGGAATATCAATTATTGAAAACTTCGTCATAATTCTCTACCAAGACTACTTTATATTTTAATTCGCCATGCAATGTTGCCTTTTTTTTTCACAAAAGTAAAAAAAAATTATAAAAGTCCTTTAGTAGCCAGTTCTACCTTTATATAGTTTGATTCCCTTAACTAGAGTTAGCTTTATAAGCCACAATCTAAGCAAAACTTTTTAAGCGAAATTCAAAAAAGTAAATGGCACAAATGATAGCAAAGATTTAAACCGAACGTCTAAAGATGGTGTTTAGGAAAATTTATGAGTATTCTATAACCCTATGCTTAGAAAAGGAGATGTAGTGTGACAATAATCGCACATTTTGAAATAGCATTTAAACAATTTTTAGATGAACAAGGAAAGTTACATAATTCACTGCCTACTTGGGCAGAAGAAGGCTCTATTTTGCAGGAGCTCTACCGTATTATGGTGCGTACACGCACCTTTGATAAAAAAGCAATTGCATTGCAGCGTACGGGTAGAATGGGTACTTATGCGCCTATTAATGGCCAAGAAGCCATTTCTACTGCCATTGGCCATGTCATGCACAAAGAAGATGTCTTAATTCCCTATTACCGTGATTATGCAGCCCAACTGCAACGCGGTGTTAAAATGGCTGAAATTTTAGCCTATTGGGGTGGTGATGAAAGGGGTAGCCAATTTAGCTGCAATTCAGAAGATTTACCTATTTGCGTACCCATTGCCTCTCAGTGCCTTCATGCTACAGGTGTTGCATTTGCTTTTAAATATCGAAAAGAACCACGCGTTGCTGTTACCTGCATTGGCGAAGGCGGAACATCAGAAGGTGATTTTTATGAAGCAATTAATGTTGCTGGTGCCTGGCATCTACCTGTAGTTTTTGTGGTTAACAATAATCGTTGGGCTATTTCTGTGCCGCTATCCAAACAAACTGCATGTAAAACAATTGCGCAAAAAGCCATTGCTGCTGGCTTTACAGGTATTCAAGTAGATGGTAATGATGTCATAGCTTGTCGCGATGTGGTTATGCAAGCTATTGAAAAAGCGCGTCAAGGTGGTGGCCCAACTTTAATTGAAGCCCTTACTTATCGTTTATGTGATCATACAACCGCAGATGACGCGACACGCTACCAACCTGCTTGCGAAGTTGAAGAAGCACAATTGAAAGAGCCCATTGCCCGATTAAAAAATTTTCTAGTCGAAAGAAAATTATGGGATGATGAGCAAGAAAAAAAATTGATTGATGAAAGTAATGAATTTGTTCAACAACAGGTTGATGAATACTTAAAGAGGACACCACAAACTGTCAATACAGTATTTGATTATCATTATGCAGAACTACCTGATTATTTAGTAGAACAGCGCGCAATAGCTATGGAGGAGGCCACAAATGCCTGATATTACCCTTGTTGAGGCAGTTACCCAAGCGCTAGCTTACGAATTAGCTCAAGATGAAAATGTTATCGTATTTGGTGAGGATGTTGGTAAAAACGGTGGCGTTTTTCGTGCAACTGTGGGCTTACAAGAGCGTTTTGGAGAACACCGTGTATTTGACTCCCCTTTAGCTGAATCAATGATTGGCGGGCTGGCAGTTGGCATGTCAATTCAAGGCTTAAAGCCGGTTGCTGAATTTCAATTTATGGGGTTTATTTACCCTGCTATGAATCAAATTATTTCGCATGCTGCTAGAATGCGCAATCGTACCCGTGGCCGCTTACACTGTCCTTTAGTATTTCGTGCGCCTTTTGGCGGTGGTATACGAGCCCCAGAACATCACTCTGAAAGTACCGAGGCCTTATTCGCGCATATTCCTGGTTTACAAGTGGTTATTCCTTCATCGCCAAAGCGCGCTTATGGTTTACTTCTTGCGGCTATCAGAAATCCTGACCCAGTTATTTTTCTAGAACCTAAGCGTATTTATCGATTAGTCAAGCAGCCTGTAGAAGATAACGGTGAAGCATTACCCATCGGTAAGTGTTTTACTCTTATGCAAGGTGATGATGTAACACTGGTAAGCTGGGGCGCTAGTATTCATGAAACTATGCAGGCTGCCAAACAATTAAATGAAGAAGGGTTATCGTGTGAAGTTATCGATGTGGCAACAATTAAACCTTTAGATATTGAAACCATCTTAAATTCAGTTGAAAAAACAGGCCGCTGTGTGATTGTACATGAAGCGGCTAAAACAGGTGGTGTTGGCGCTGAAATTTCAGCTCTGTTGATGGAAAATTGTTTAGATAGTTTACTTGCACCTGTGCAACGAGTCACTGGGTATGATACGGTGATGCCTTATTTTCAACTAGAAAAATACTATATTCCTAGTGTTAAGCGAATCAAAGACACTGTTATCAGCATAATGGAGTAATAATGAA is a window of Legionella busanensis DNA encoding:
- the pabB gene encoding aminodeoxychorismate synthase component I, which produces MTKFSIIDIPYPNKVNDYYTKLTQLPGFILLESADSTRGRYDIISAYPYNILSTKHFTANAFLDALQRNIPLVDYQLDLPFQGGAIGFFSYDFGCELAEISCKKQQSLANMPSAQIGLYDWAIIVDHDLKKISLFAANTQTETPAIVQEVLLKWHGQALTAKGIVPQKTFSPLITKAQYQKAFDNIHQALQQGRCYQVNYTQPFKAYFQGEPWAIYSKIRACNPVPFGAFMKIGNVTILSFSPERFIKFENGQLLASPIKGTKPRGKTNAEDIQLQQALSTCPKNRAENVMIVDLMRNDLGKIAKVGTVKVPALCEVESYQAVHHLVSHITAECVDIVSPVAAFANCFPGGSITGTPKREAMQVIAELEPYRRGVYCGSIGYFSAHGRFDTNIAIRTIVAADNELYLAAGGAIVIDSICEDEYDECFTKIAAILKGL
- the pdhA gene encoding pyruvate dehydrogenase (acetyl-transferring) E1 component subunit alpha: MTIIAHFEIAFKQFLDEQGKLHNSLPTWAEEGSILQELYRIMVRTRTFDKKAIALQRTGRMGTYAPINGQEAISTAIGHVMHKEDVLIPYYRDYAAQLQRGVKMAEILAYWGGDERGSQFSCNSEDLPICVPIASQCLHATGVAFAFKYRKEPRVAVTCIGEGGTSEGDFYEAINVAGAWHLPVVFVVNNNRWAISVPLSKQTACKTIAQKAIAAGFTGIQVDGNDVIACRDVVMQAIEKARQGGGPTLIEALTYRLCDHTTADDATRYQPACEVEEAQLKEPIARLKNFLVERKLWDDEQEKKLIDESNEFVQQQVDEYLKRTPQTVNTVFDYHYAELPDYLVEQRAIAMEEATNA
- a CDS encoding alpha-ketoacid dehydrogenase subunit beta, with the translated sequence MPDITLVEAVTQALAYELAQDENVIVFGEDVGKNGGVFRATVGLQERFGEHRVFDSPLAESMIGGLAVGMSIQGLKPVAEFQFMGFIYPAMNQIISHAARMRNRTRGRLHCPLVFRAPFGGGIRAPEHHSESTEALFAHIPGLQVVIPSSPKRAYGLLLAAIRNPDPVIFLEPKRIYRLVKQPVEDNGEALPIGKCFTLMQGDDVTLVSWGASIHETMQAAKQLNEEGLSCEVIDVATIKPLDIETILNSVEKTGRCVIVHEAAKTGGVGAEISALLMENCLDSLLAPVQRVTGYDTVMPYFQLEKYYIPSVKRIKDTVISIME